The Chroicocephalus ridibundus chromosome 3, bChrRid1.1, whole genome shotgun sequence genome includes the window GAGCCCGGACCCCGCAGTGCGGCGGGGAAGCCCCGGGCAGACCCGGCGCCCCTCAGCCCCACGCCCGCTGACACCCATCCCCCCGGTGACCCCCCCggggcaggacacccccccccccccccggcggtcCGCTGCGGCGGGGCCCTCCCCGAGCAGACCCGaccctcctcacccccacccccgggaccccccgcaCCCCGCTGCGGCCTGGCACCGCGGGTtgccccccccggaccccacGCACACACCgacaccaccccccgccccccccccccgcggtcccGGGCCCCGCGCTcacgcgccgccgccgccgccacgtcTCTCGCTCCGCCGCGCGCCACTTCCgggcgcggggcacgccgggaggggcgggggcaGAGGGGTCGCCACGGCAACGGGGCGAGGCCTGGGGGAGGGCGGCacggctggggaggaggtgacgTCATGACCGCCTGCGGCTCCGCCGTGACGTCACGGCCCGGTCCCGGCCACCCCGTGACGTCACGGCGGCCGGTCTGTGGCCGCGGGGCCGGgctcgccccgcccccccccggccgccgccgccgccatacAAGGCCGGGCGCgagcgcgggggcggggccgcagggggcgggggcagcccggagcggggcagccccggggcggcccGCGCTAATTACAGCTGCTAAttgcggcggcggggccggggccgggccgggcctgacCTCCCGCCCCGGGCAcggccccgccccggcagcgccccccgccccgcggctcccccggccctctgcagcccccatggACCCCAActccccccacggccccccccgccccatacagccccccacaacccccccacggACACCTACAGccacccccacgcccccccatggcccccgctgttccctgcagcccccccactaAACCCCTAACGTCCCCTACAGCCCCGCCTATGGCCCCCCCGGGGCCGCACACTGTCCCCTGCAACACCCATGgaccccaacatcccccccccgaACCACgacccccccatggcccccccactgtcccctgcagcccccccatggccccccacagcccccccacggACACCTACagccacccccacacccccccatggcccccactGTCCCCTAcggcccccccatggccccccacagcccccccacggACACCTACagccacccccacacccccccatggcccccactGTTCCCTACagcccccccatggccccccacggccccccccccccgccccgggggtgaCACCATCCCCCTGGGGCCAGCCCGGGCCAcgctcagccccagcccccccgcccctccccccgcccccccgcccccagctgcCGCCAGCTGTTTGTGTTTAACCCAcaccggccccgcgccccgccaggCCCTGACGtcaccccggggccggggccaggctgTGACGTCACCGCAGGCTCTTACATCACCGCGGGGAAGCCGCTGTGTCACGGCCACGGTGGGGTGGCCGCGGTGTCACCGCCAGCTCCCCGTGGGAGCCTGGTGGCACCCTGGCCCCAGCACGGCACCGGCGGCGTCAGGGCAGGGCTGGACCCGGCACGGGGACACTGGCGCTGCCACGGTGGGGACATGGCAGCCCGGTACAGGGGCACCGGCACTGCCATGGTGGGGATGTGGCACCCTGGCACAGGGGAACCAGCGCTGCCTCGGtggggacatggcaccccagCACAGGGACACTGGCACTGTCACGGTGGGGATGCGGCACGTGGCATGGAGACACTGGTGCTGCCAGGGTGGGGACATGGCACCTGGCACGGGGGCACCGGGACTGCCATGGTGGGGACATGGCACGTGGCATGGAGACGCCGGTGCTGCCATGGTGGGGCCATGGCACCTGCCACGGAGACACTGGCACTGCCACGGTGGGGCAGTGCCACCCAGCATGGGCCCGTGTCAGGGTGGGCCGCCGCGTGCCGGGCACATGGCTGCCGTGTGCCGGGGCTCAGGGACCCGTCCCGGCTGTGCCCAGTGCCATGGGCCGCCCCGAGGGCCCAGGGAGCCCCGAGCCGGGGACGGGGAGCACGGGGGCGCCACAGGGGGCCGCGGCCGTGCCAGGAGCGAGGTGCCATGTGGGTCCGTGGCCGTGCCAGGCGCGGGTGGCCGCGCGAGGCcgtgcggtgccgggggggggaccgTGGCGGCCGTTCTGGCCGCCGGCAGCCCTGGCCCCCGTCCCGGCCTCTCTGGCtttccccgtccctccctcccgTCCCCGCTAACGAGAAGCAGATGTGGCGGgtggcgggcgggggccgggggggccgcggtGCCCGGCGGAGGCCGTGGCgcgccgggggctgcgcgggcCGGGCAGGAAGCGGGGGGCCCCGGGGACCCCGCCgtcgggcagcgccggggcggcTCTGGCGGCGAGGGGCCGGCcgaggggagggcagagccacCGAGCCACGCCGAGCCACGCCGAGCCACGCCGCGCCGCGCAGAGCCGGAGGGACGGGGACGCGACGGGACGCCACcggtgctgctgagctgggccgAGCCGCGCCGTGCCGCGCCGTGCCACGCCGAGCGGTGCCATGGCCCCCTGGCTCTGGCCGTGCCTCCTGGCCGCCCAGGCCCTGGCCGCCAACTTCCCCCCCCGCTACAGCCTCTACACCGGGGGGGCCGCCCCGCTCAGCCCCGGCCAGGCCACGGCCCCCcagggccccgccgcggcccacGGCGCTGCCCGGGCTGCCAGCCGGCACAGGTAGGAGCTGTGGCCACGGGGCCACgccggggggagcagggtgagCCCCCATCCCCGACGCCCCGACCCACCGGGCACCGGCACATGCCGACGCCGGCAAGGGGTGCGGGACCCACCCCGCGGGTGCTGCCGTGACGGGGACGGCGCTGGGGGCTCCGCGGCTGatggggggctgcacccccccgGTCACCCCGGGCGGGTGGGAGCGGGCGGTGGGCGCACGGGGAGAGGacggggggctgcgaggggccggGACGGGGCACGTGGAGGGGccggggatggggccggggatgggggcacccatggggcagccggaggggccggggcgaGGGCGAGAGCCGGTGTGAGGCAGGGGGTGCGTGTGCcgggtttggggcaggggggggccggggctggtcCTGCCGCAGCATCCGCCTGCACCGTGCGCCCTGGTGGGGGTCCGacccacccaccccatccccggCCCCATCCCTGCCCGTGCCAGGGGCCATGGGGCAGCTTGTGCCCATGGGTCGGGGGGCACAGGCCGGGGGGCGGCCCCACGGCAGGGTTGGGGGTCACGCTCTCACCGCAGCAGCGTGGCCGTGTCGGGGGAGCTGCACCGACACGGCCGCAGCCGGcgcctgccccatcccttccccaccgccggccccacggcagcccccgcACCCCGACGCGGGGCGGCAGGACCTGGCTGCAGGCGTGGGGCTGCCCGGGAAGGGGGGGCGTGGGtcaggcacccccagccccacagcaccgcGCTGGGGCATGGACGTGCTGAGCATTTACCTGCGGCTTTGGGGGCACAGCGGGGTCTCCCCACGGTTTGGGGGGCACAGCGGCCCCTCCACACGGACTATGGGGCACAGCAACCCGTCCCCACGGACTGGGGGGCACAGCGGCCCCTCCCTGCGctcggggggggcacagggagccgTCCCCATGCCCTGCCCGCTCGGGAGggctcctgtcccatcccatccccatcccttttcccatccccatcccatatCCCACACCCCATATCCCATTTCCCACATCCCGTATCCCAtttcccagtcccatcccatccccaggaCACGGCCATCCCCAGTCCCGGGCGGTGGGACCCCAGCGCAGCCCGGGGGGAGGGTGTCCCAGATCCCATGGTTGTGGGGCCGAGGGGATATAGTGGGGCCGGGAAGGGCCGGGAAGGAGGGAGCGAGGGGGGGCCGTGGGTCGGCGCAGGAATTCCCGGCGGCCCCCGGGGAGGAGCTGGAATCCAGCCGGGGCCTGAGGGGAACCAGCCGGGCTGACGGGAACCGGCCGCGGCTACGGGCCCCCCACCGCAGCCCAGCGCCTGCCACGGGGGACGGGGGGCCCGGGGGGCTGCTCCctggggggctgcccgggggctgctcggtgtggggctgggggcgctggggctggggctgggtccCAGGCTCTGGGCTCAGACCATATAAGGCTGCGCCggggtccctgcagcctggggggccgggctgggggctcacGCCATGGGGCCGcagtccctgcagcctggggggctggggtccctgcagcctgtggggccGGGATGGGGACTCACGCCATGGGGTCACAGTCCCTgcagcttgtggggctggggtcccTGTAGCctgtggggccaggctgggggctcccgccgtggggctggggtccATCCccgaggtgggggtggggggtgggggggaggggtgcCCCAGAGGGACGCCATCCCCCCGCCGTCTGCTCTGGCTCAGGGGGCGGCTGACCCCCAGTTGCAGAGTCCTGGTAGGGGGCACAATGGCCGGGGGGtggctgccccggctgcccctgccccaccagtgcagaggggacaggggacacgcaGGGCGGTGATGGGGCAGGACGTGGGGCAGGCGTGACGGGGGTTCCTGGCACCCCAAACCCTGCCCGGCCACCCCGaaccgggggctgccccacggctggggGCTGCGGCCGCTCCAGCGGTGTCACCGGGGGACCCGGCACCACGgccggccgggcagggcagcgccgtggggcaggatccggcccaTTAACCCCACGGCACTGGGCCATGACGGCTGCTACCGGTGGGGCGAGTGTGGGGgcgagctgggggcgggggggtgtgtcccAGTGGGTGCCGGGGGGCTCGGTGGGTGCCAGGGGGCTCGGTGGGTGGCGGGGCCGCCGTGGCTGTGCCGGGTGGGTGCCCTGACCCCGTCCCGCAGGAACTGGTGTGCCTACGTGGTGACGCGCAGCGTGAGCTGCGTGGTGGAGGACGGCGTCGAGAGCTTCGTCAAGCCCGATTACCAGCCCTGCGCCTGGGGGCAGCTCCAGTGCCCCCGCGTCCTGGCGTGagtggggacgggggggacgggggggacggggctggggggctccggggTCTCCCAGCAGAGCCGGGTCGGGCCgtggccccgccgccccccccggccaccgcGGCTGCTGTTTATCCACCCCGGGGTTGTGTTTACTTTTTCGTAAGAGCCGGGCGGCCTCGAGCGGTGCCAGGGGGGCgaccgtgtcccccccagcccagccgcagcCCCCCGCAAGGCGCACGCCGGGACCCCCGCGCGTGGGGCTGCGTGCCGTCAGCGTGGGGCGATGCCGGcgctgggggtgggcaggggcagcccccccggcctcGGCGGTTGAGCAAGaggccgggcgcgggggggggccaGACCGCGGCCTGTCTGTGGTTTCGCTCCCGGCTGCCCGACGCCGCGGTACGGGGGGGGCCCGGCACGACCCGGGAGCGGGGAACCCGTCGGGGTGTGggcagggctccccccaccccaacacccccgggacccccacccagcgcccggcccccccctcccctgcccagccgggggctgccgcccgccccccgccggctgcGGCAGGGTCCCTTCCGCCCGCAGGTACCGCAGCTTCCTGCGCCCGCGCTACAAGGTGGCCCAGAGGACGGTGTCGGAGCTGGCCTGGCGCTGCTGCCAGGGCTACTCGGGCGAGGACTGCGCCGAGGGCCCCGCGCCCGCGCCCCCGCAgcccaccgcccgcccccggccccggcccggacGCCCCACGCTCTCCGGCTTCGGCAACCCCCTCAGCGGCCTGGGGGGCGAAGGTAGggccggtggggcggggggacgcGCCGGCAGGGCAGCCGTGGCCCGGCCGTAGCCCTGACGGCGCGGTGCGTCGCGTCGGCAGGCGGCGGGGACGCGGAGAAGGTGCGTCGGCTGGAGGAGCAGGTCCGCCGGCTGAGCGAGGAGGTGCAGGAGCTGCGGGCCGGGCGGGAGCCGCCGGCGGAGCACCCACACCGGGCGGCCGAGGGCCAGCAGCCAGCCgacgcggccgcccccgccgaggTGCGGGAGGCGCTGAGCCAGGTCCAGCggcggctggaggagctggagacccGCCTGCGCCGGCCCGAGGGCGGCCGGGAGGGCCCGGTGACGGCGCCGTCGGCGGCGGcactgcaggagctggagcggcgGCTGGAGGAGACGTGCGCGGCCTGCGCGGCCGGCACCGAGGGGCTGCGGCGGCAGGCGGCCGAGGACCGGGAGCGCATGCGGGCGCTGGAGAAGCTGGTGGGCTCGGTGGACCAGCGCAACCGGGAGGCGGTGGAGACGGTGCAGCGGCACATCAGCAGCCTGAGCAGCCGcctggcccccgccgccccgcagccgccgccggaCGAGCTGGAGCGGCGCCTGGCCGAGCTGGAGCGGCGCCTGGAGGggctgcccgcggcggcggcggggcccggcgggcaaGGGCTCGTGCTGGCCCGGCGGCTAACGGAGCTGGAGGGGCGGCTGAACGCCTCGCGGGCCGGGCCCTGGCCCCCAGAGCCCGAGGGCCGGCAGAGCGGGCTGCCGGGACGCCTGGCCAACCTGAGCCGCGCCGTGGAGGGGCTGGCGGCCAGCGGGGCCCAGCGCGGCGCCCGCTTGGCCCAACTGGAGGGGCTGCTGGCCCGCtgcggccagccctgccccgcagccccgcagccgACGGCGGGCGGCCGGGACGGGCGGGACGAGGAGCTCGTCCCCCTCCTGCGGCAGCTGGAGCGGCGGCTGCAGGACGCCGAGGGGCAGCTggggtccggcggggacgggctggCCGGGAGCCtgcgggagctgcgggaggaggcgtcggagctgcgggagctgctgggggcgcAGGGGGAGGCGCTGGGGCGGCTGCGGGACGGGGGGGCGCTGgcggaggaggagctggagcagctccgcAACCGGACGGGGCGGCTGGAGGCCGAGCTGGGGGGTCTGAGCGGCGgccgctgctcccagccctgcgccccgctGCCCGACGGGGAGCTGGAGCGGCTGCGGGCCCAGGTGGAGGACTGCGCCGCCGcctgccgccagccccggcccggccaggCCGCGCCAGAgccggagctggagctggagatgaTGGAGACGGAGGAGCCGCCGCTGGACGGGTTCGGCGTCTTCGGCGGCATCTCGCCCTGGGAGCTGCGGGGTCTGCGGGGCGAGCTGGCGGCGGCCCTGCTGTCCCTGAGCGGGCTGAACGCCACggtgcaggggctgcaggacGCCCTGGACGAGCAGGACGCCCGCCAGCGTCACCTGGGCGCCATCACCGACCGCGTGGTGGCCGAGCTGGAccaggcggcggaggcggcggcggcgcggcagGCGGAGAGCGAGGAGCGGCTGGAGGGGCTGGCGCGGGAGCTGGCGCGGGCCGGGGGGTGCCCGGCCGGCCTGGAGCCGCGCGTGGCCAAGCTGGAGGGTGTCTGCGAGCAGCTGGAGGCGGTGGCCGGGGGGCTGCGCGGCGTGCGCGAGGGGCTGGGCCGGCACGTGGCCGGGCTGTGGGGCGCGGTGCGGGAGCTGAACGGCACGGCCCGCGACCAGGCGGCGCTGCTGGAGAAGGCGCTGCAGGCCCAGCTCCCGCGACGGCTCGGCGCCCTCAACGCCAGCCTGCAGCACCTGCGCGGCGAGCTGCTGCGCCTCGCCCAGCGGGAGCACGCCGGTGCgcgggggcgcggggcaggggggcaccgGGCTGGGGGGACAACGGCGGAGGCACCGGGATGTGGGGACgcggggacgtggggctgggggggagcagggctgcggggacGGTGCCTGGGGACaatggtggggacgtgggggcgcagggacatggggctgggggcgcagggctgcggggacAATGGCGGAGGcacggggatgtggggacgtggggacacgagggcgtggggcagggggctgaggtGCACGGGGCTGCAGGGACGGTGCTTGGGGACAATGGCGGAAGCactgggatgtggggacacggggacacggggacatggggctggggggcgcagGGCTGCGGGGGTGGTGCCCGGGGCCAATGGCGGAGGCACGGAggcacgggggacatggggatgtggggacacggggtcaccggagggcgagggggggggtgtgtgtggggacaTGAGGGCACAGctgtgggggtctgggggtgttggggtgtggggacaccgcGACAGAAGAGGCTGCAGGCTATGGGGCTGCGTGGGGACACAAGCTGTGGGGGACATATTCCATGGGGATGTGGGGGATCAAGCCATGGGGACACAAGCCGTGGGtctgtggggtgtggggacagGACACGAGCGATGGGGGCTCAcgttggggggctgtggggctgcatgaggacatggggacacaagTCCTGGGTACGTGGGGGCTCAcggcgtggggctgtggggccagggcagctctaaccccatcctccctccaggcccccccggcccccctggACCCCCTGGCCCCATGGGCGAGatgggcccccccggccccgccgggccccccggCAAGGATGGCGAAGAAGGGCCCATGGGCCCCCCCGGTAAGAGCAGCCCCCTCCGTGCCCCGTCCCCCGCCATGGGGCAGCGCTGGCGTGGCCGGACCCTGTccctgggggtcctgccccacgCCGGCCCTGCAGCcgcctcctccccttcccccctagGGCTGCCAGGAGAGAGAGGTagggctggggggccggggggggccgggggggaggctggggattgtgggggcttggggagggggagctgtggggctggggcttggGGGATGAGGGGGCTTGGAGTGGGGGTCTGGGGGACTGCAATGGCagctgggggggcaccggggtgaggggagtgtgggggggtgtgggtttggggggggtcccctggggtgatgggcagaggggctgggggcgcggtgggggggacacggttttgggggggggatggacacagcgaaggggtgggtttgggggggtcgggggcggcggctgctgggctgggggtgccgtggggggggggtgtccgtgccGGGGTGCCCCGTCCTGACGCGGTGCCCAGGCGAGGTGGGGGAGCCGGGGTCCGTGCCCCGCGTCGCCTTCTCGGCCGCCCTGAGCACCCAGCGCGCGGAGCCGGGCACCGTCCCCTTCGACCAGGTGCTGCTCAACGACGGCGGCGCCTACGACCCCGAGACGGGTGAGCGTGGGGCggggtggggctgtggggcacagtGGGGCtacggggtgggatggggctgtggggcgggtGGGGGCTGCATGGTCATGGGTGAAGCACGGTTTGGCAGGGCCTGTGGCGACAGGACGAGGGGGGACAGtttgacactggaagaggggagattgagatgggatattgggaagaaattctttggtgtgaggggggtgagcccctggcccaggttgcccagagaagctgtggctgccccatccctggaggggttcaaggccaggttggccggggcttggagcaacctgggctggtgggaggtgtccctgcccagggcagggggtggccctgggggggctttaaggtcccttcccacccaaactgctCACTGACCCTGGGTGCGATGAcggccgtggggcggggggtccccagggggtgCAGTGGGGGATCCTGGGGGCGCAGACCTCCGGGTGGCCGCCGTCACTgatgcccgccgcccgccgcaggGACCTTCACGGCACCGGTGAGCGGCCGGTACCTGGTGAGCGCGGTGCTGACGGGGCACAAGGGGGAGAAGCTGGAGGCCGTGCTGTCCCGCTCCAACCAGGGCATCGCCCGCCTGGACTCGGCGGGTTTCCAGCCCgaggggctggagaaggagccgGTGGCcgccctgcagcccagccccggggctctcgGCGtcttcagcctcctgctgccGCTGGCGGCCGGCGAGACGCTCTGCGTGGACCTGGTCTCGGGGCGCCTGGCCCACGCGCCCGACGAGCCCCTCACCCTCTTCAGCGGGGCCCTGCTCTACGACGCCGAGGAGCCGTAGTGCCACCGGGGTCCCCTCGCCCcagcgggacccccccaccccaccccgttATTTATCAGCACCCCCTGGCCCTCACTGCCCCACCACCGCGCAACCGTGCCCCACACCGCCCGCCCCGGACCCCCACGCCGCCCCCGGACCCCCAATGCCCCCCACGAAATAAAGACGCGGCACCGGGTTTTGTACCCGCGGCTccggctccttccccccaccaccacccccccgcgccgccgTTTATTGCCCCCCCACGGTGTCGCCCCGTCGCAGGGGAGGGGGCACggccgggggggtcccgctgCCCTCAGAAATCCTCGTCCCAGCCCGAGAACTCGTCCTCCGCCGGCGTGCGGTCCACCGAGAAACGCTTGAAGTTGACGTAGGGGGGgccctgggtggtggtggggggggacacacggggtcagagctcctccagcccccccccgccgccagcacCCACACgacccccccctcacctccttgATGAGGCGCAGGGTGGGCGCCTCCAGCTGCCGCAGCGAGAGCTTCTGCCACTTCAGGGCTCCGAACCACCTGGGGGGGGGATgcgagggggctgcaggaggggccggggggggcacagacaccccccacccccccacaaccgcccccccccccccccggcccttacCTGTGCTTCTTGATGCCGCGGATGCCGCTGGCCGTGTTCCCCAGGCGCTGCCCTGGACGGCGCCtgcaaggggatggggggggcaggggatgggggggacacccccggcaccccccacaCACCGGGGTGCAGCGACGTACccgggggacacacacccccccttccccggaCACCGGGGTGCGGTGACACAcccgggggacacccccccccatggACATTGGGGTGCAGGGCTGTGACGACGCACCTGTGGGGGACCTCTGTGCACCCCAGGGTGCGGCGATGAACCCGgggggaccccccctccccgcaccccaggGTGTCGTGATGCCCCCGGGGCACCCAGGTGCCtcccggccctgcccggggcaCCCCCCCCGTACCCCCCACCTGCAGAGCTTGCTGATGAGGGAGCAGGCGGCCTCCCCGAGGAAGGCGGGGAAGGAGAAGACGCCGTCCAGGATGCGGCTGTAGATCTGCCGGGGGTCCGCGCTGTGGAAGGGGGGCCTGCGGGGCGCGGGAGGTGGGCACTcgccgggcggggggggtcccaggcggCCCcggggtgggtgtgtgggggggtgcgtACTCACCTGCCCACCAGCAGCTCGAAGGCCAGGATGCCCAGCATCCAGAAGTCGACGGCGAAGTCGTGGCCCTCCTGGCGCAGCATCTCGGGCGCCAGGTACTCGGGGGTCCCGCAGAAGGAGAAgctcttctccccccgccccagctccttGGCGAAGCCGAAGTCCACCTGCGCCCGCCGGCGCCGTCAGCCAGCgcagacccccccccgccccccacctcgacccccgctgccccctccctgggctgccGCCACGGTACCAGCTTGACGTAGCCGCGCCGGTCCAGCATGAGGTTCTCGGGCTTCAGGTCGCGGTAGACGATGCCGCGTCCGTGCAGGTACTCGAGGGCCTCCACCACGCAGGCGCAGCAGAACACGGCCAGCGGCTCCTCAAAGCAGCGCCTGCACGGCAGGGACACGTGGctgcatggcacggcatggcacggcgtGGCACggcgtggcacggcacggcacggcacggcacggcatggcacagccaTCCACCCCCGCGCTCGCCGCCGGCCCCCCCACCTCTCGCGCAGCTTGGTCCACAGCTCGCCGCCCTGGCAGAACTCCAGCAGCAGGTAGACGTGTTGCCCGTCCCGGAACGTGCGAAAAACCTGCCAGCAAAGAGGGGTCGGCGGGACCCCAGCACTACCCCcaccccggcgctgcccccccgccgccccccgccccgctctcaCCCCACGATGAaggggctgcggctgcccgcCAGCACCCGCCGCTCGGTGCGCACGTGCTCCTGCTGCCGCGTCCGCACCACCCAGTCCTTGCGGATCCGCTTCAGCGCGAAGAGACGCTCCCGGCAACGCACCTGGGCGCGGGCGGCCGTGGGCACCGGGATGGGCGCCGGGATGGGCGCCGGCGGCCGCGGCAGGGGGAGGTTGGGGGCCAGGGGCCGGCTCTCACCAGCTCGACACGGCCGAAGCCGCCGGTGCCCAGGACGACgcgctggccctgctgctgcccctcctcGTAGCGCACGGCCACCAGGTCCTCCAGCCGCGCGGGCGCCGGGGGCTGCCGCAGGctcggggacccccagcccctgcgggTGCggaccacagccctgcagctcccgcCCCGGCGCCGGGGGGCTGCCGACCCCCAACCCTGCCCAgggcccccccagctcccagggacAGAGACGGGTCCGACCTCACGGACCCACCAGTACCGGGCTGGAGCCATGAGGCTGGGCCACGGGGACACTGCAGCACCcagagggacagcagggaccCCGTGTCACCCAGACtgaccctggggacccccaaacAGGGCGACTCGGTTGACTTGGTCGACTTCGTCTGTCCCCCTCCACTGCCAACCCACGGCCATGCCTTGGGGGCCAGGAGCCAGgactcatcccatccccatccccatcccatccccatcccatcctctccccatccccatcccatcctcgtCCCATCCCATTCCAACCCATCCCCATAACCATCCCATCCCAtaaccatcccatcccatccccatccccatccccatcatcatcctcatcccatcccaacccatccccatcccaatccccatcccatcccattccaacCCATCCCCATCCacatcccatcccaaccccatccccatcctcatccccatcccatcccatccccatcatcatcctcatcccaTTCCaacccatcctcatccccatcccatccccatcctcatcccatcccatccccatcccaatccccatcccatcccatcccatcccatcccaacccatcccatcccatccccatccccatcatcatcctcaccccatcccaacccatcctgtcccatccccaccccatcccacacTCACTGCTCTGGCTCCTCGGGTCCTGGTCCCTCCGTCTCTGTCGTGTCTctggggtgggcaggagccgggggtgtgggggcagtggggcagccccCACTCAGCCCcgagcaccccacagccccctccccacagccccctccccacagcccccagggacGGCGCGGGGGCCTCAGGGACCCAGCCCCATGTGTGGGGCCAGGACGGAGCTGCCTTGGCAGGGGGGTCCATGGGGGGGGGTCACCTT containing:
- the EMILIN1 gene encoding EMILIN-1: MAPWLWPCLLAAQALAANFPPRYSLYTGGAAPLSPGQATAPQGPAAAHGAARAASRHRNWCAYVVTRSVSCVVEDGVESFVKPDYQPCAWGQLQCPRVLAYRSFLRPRYKVAQRTVSELAWRCCQGYSGEDCAEGPAPAPPQPTARPRPRPGRPTLSGFGNPLSGLGGEGGGDAEKVRRLEEQVRRLSEEVQELRAGREPPAEHPHRAAEGQQPADAAAPAEVREALSQVQRRLEELETRLRRPEGGREGPVTAPSAAALQELERRLEETCAACAAGTEGLRRQAAEDRERMRALEKLVGSVDQRNREAVETVQRHISSLSSRLAPAAPQPPPDELERRLAELERRLEGLPAAAAGPGGQGLVLARRLTELEGRLNASRAGPWPPEPEGRQSGLPGRLANLSRAVEGLAASGAQRGARLAQLEGLLARCGQPCPAAPQPTAGGRDGRDEELVPLLRQLERRLQDAEGQLGSGGDGLAGSLRELREEASELRELLGAQGEALGRLRDGGALAEEELEQLRNRTGRLEAELGGLSGGRCSQPCAPLPDGELERLRAQVEDCAAACRQPRPGQAAPEPELELEMMETEEPPLDGFGVFGGISPWELRGLRGELAAALLSLSGLNATVQGLQDALDEQDARQRHLGAITDRVVAELDQAAEAAAARQAESEERLEGLARELARAGGCPAGLEPRVAKLEGVCEQLEAVAGGLRGVREGLGRHVAGLWGAVRELNGTARDQAALLEKALQAQLPRRLGALNASLQHLRGELLRLAQREHAGPPGPPGPPGPMGEMGPPGPAGPPGKDGEEGPMGPPGLPGERGEVGEPGSVPRVAFSAALSTQRAEPGTVPFDQVLLNDGGAYDPETGTFTAPVSGRYLVSAVLTGHKGEKLEAVLSRSNQGIARLDSAGFQPEGLEKEPVAALQPSPGALGVFSLLLPLAAGETLCVDLVSGRLAHAPDEPLTLFSGALLYDAEEP
- the LOC134513717 gene encoding cGMP-dependent protein kinase 1-like; this translates as MFGWRWRWNFGCSSGCRSGWKQGAGMDERLRELRLREERTFLSSVERGGAAEQPPGRRHSRAPAIVPEPLPSDAALRLPGSPTSRRDRELIAEAVGRSQFLRRLGEGCPEALARSLAPVRHGPGDTVLAEGDEGTAMYIVAEGQLSVSQHGRQLRTLGPGDVFGELAILYHCRRTATVRALGPVRLWAIDRQRYRAMATSHAKQRRAELLGSLRTVPWLRELSERHLHKLLDAMEECTFAPGDVIIREGDEGENFYIILKGEVRVTQRAGGRQKLIRVLGAGQHFGELSLMTNSRRTASCQAQGHVTCVTVAKDDFLEISPFCPRQLPEPDTTETEGPGPEEPEQGWGSPSLRQPPAPARLEDLVAVRYEEGQQQGQRVVLGTGGFGRVELVRCRERLFALKRIRKDWVVRTRQQEHVRTERRVLAGSRSPFIVGFFRTFRDGQHVYLLLEFCQGGELWTKLRERRCFEEPLAVFCCACVVEALEYLHGRGIVYRDLKPENLMLDRRGYVKLVDFGFAKELGRGEKSFSFCGTPEYLAPEMLRQEGHDFAVDFWMLGILAFELLVGRPPFHSADPRQIYSRILDGVFSFPAFLGEAACSLISKLCRRRPGQRLGNTASGIRGIKKHRWFGALKWQKLSLRQLEAPTLRLIKEGPPYVNFKRFSVDRTPAEDEFSGWDEDF